A stretch of DNA from Limanda limanda chromosome 16, fLimLim1.1, whole genome shotgun sequence:
tgGGCTTGTTTTAAATCTACATTAATCAGTATTAGTGATATTATCATtgaaatgtgtgtatatattaaaCTAAGTTCAGCCTTTTCTGCACAAGAGGACAAATGAATGTGAGACTAGACTCTTAAGTGTACAAACTGGCATCTGTATGAGTGAAGTTCTTGCTAATCAGAAACGTTATTTCCACAATCacatttagtttgtgtgttcagCAGGTGAAACTCTGTCCACACAACCTACAGTGTAGAGCAGCTGCACAGGAGTGACCGGACTGATGAAGACCGTTCTCAGGCATCGAAGACACGCTTCAATGAAGATCAGGTCTGGACACAAGAGACCTGtgagcacaaaacacacaggacTGTTTAGACCTGGGTCACCGTGGCTGTGGCCTCCTGCAGATGTGAAGGAGCGTCCGCCCCGAACCTTGGAGAAGGGCGGGGATGATGTGACAGTCCACCAGGGACTTGATGTTGTTCTCGGTGCCCATGGCCAAGCTGCCCAGCACCACGGCACACTCGGTCCGCAGCTCCAGACTGGACGAGCTCTGCTGGAGAAGGTAGAGTAACCTGGAGACGGTGAAGAAACACAGATATAAAACACAAGATAGTCAGAAAGTGTGGAGCAGAAAGTGTGGATCAGAAAGAGAGACGGTAAGAACTGGACGAACCTGGGCACGGCTCCGAGGACGATCAGATTGGCTTTCTGCTTGTTGTTTCCAATCACTGCATTCTTCATGTCACTGTGAAACCAGACGTGGGTACACACACATGAAAGCTCCCTTCTTCCTAATGTCTTTGAAGCAACTGTGACAAATGTGCTTCTCTAGCATAACAAAACCTCTAAGGGTGGATATGGTAACGCTGCAGATCACAGCCTTTAAGATACGGTGTATTTCTTTTCAAATTACAGTGTAGCAGCATCTCAGTACAAGTACAACACAGACAgataaaaacacatgcacacaacttCACAGATTTGTAGTAACAACAACCCTAAGGGAGGCTGTGACGTACAAACCAGGACTGATTAGTATTAGGAGCTCAAAGtgtttaaagaaaacatcaccacaccacaagcagcagctctgaCTGTTGACACAAGGCAGGTTAGTGCCACGCATTCATGATGCTGCCGTCAGATTCTGACCCCAGCAGCTTTAGCTTTAGCACAAATCAAGACTCGTAGGGCCAGGCTTCGTTCTCTAGTCTTTAAAATACCAGTTTTGTCGAGCCTGTGCACACTGCAGTCTTAGATTTTGGTTATCTGTCCACCTCAAGGTGCAATCTGCAaaactgctgctcactggaaGTTTGATGTGCATATTAAACATTGTACTTTAGCCACATGCGTGTTAAACGGGATATCTGCATGGAAAGGCAGGTGTaaaggtgttcctaataaagtgctagAGGGAGAATATGTATTTGTAAATAAGAATGAGTCTGTGCATTTGTGTTCACTGCATTTTCCCACCCAGCCTTTCTCCTGCACTGCGAGCGACCCGAGATGATATCAAATAGCAGGTGAGTGAGGCGAGTGGAAAAGTACAGCTGTAGCAGGCAGGCAGTCAGGTGTTCAGCTGGTGGAGCGCTGCAAGTCGTAACCTAAGCTAGTCTCCTTAGAAGTTAAAAATAACGATGTAATAGTCAGAGTCTAGGTCAGTGCAATCGAGACAGAGAGTGAAAGTGAatgggggggagagagatagagagatagagagagagagagagagagagagagagagagagagagagagagagagagagatagaaatgCATTTTGAAATAGGCCGTCACATGAAAGAAGTAAACACAGAGGTCACGGCCCTGCAGCAACAACACCATCAGTGATGTCGTCCACATTCAGAAGAGGTTATTTTTAATCCACCACCTACAGCAACACCAGCGGAATTcatggaagtaaataaataaatctggcTGTGGTGAAATGCATCGGCTGAATAGAGTCCAGACTCCTCCAGTGAACCAGATGGGGACACAGCTAAAGGACAGAGCAGTCTCTGAGTCTCACATCCCTGCATGCACGAGGGAGGACAGGTATTAAATCAGCAGCACTTACATGACTCCCTGCAGCACTTTCTGTGGGTCGGGGTCGAACAGCCGGTCCACATAATGGCGACTAGTGGCCGTGACTTCCTGCACGAGGGCAAACGGAACACACACAAGGGACAAAATGACACACAACATCTGTACGATGCTCGGTTTCTTTGTACAGTGCACATGTTTGAGTTGTTTCACATTTCAAAAGGGTTCGAGGGTTCGAGGGTTCGAGTCCACAGATCACttgtggagtttcaggggtaaacagtgctgCATCCAAACCACAAAGTAAAAGGTCTTAAAACATACAATATGAATAAAAGGCCTCCATACtgcaatttaaatataaaaaccacCGGAGAAGCATGGAGGCATTTAGAGATGTTTCACGTTTGAATAATCAAATCTTtacacagtggtgagtagataatgacgTATATTTCATTTTGCTGTGATATATCCCTTTAAGTTCTCCAAAAACAAATGCTCCACTCATAGATTTGTGATTATTAAACTCAGGTATTATGGAAAGTTGCAGATAGACCATAGACGTGTTGCATGTGTCCCCCAGTGGCTGCATGTGACGACACCAGACAACTTTGTTTATCACTGGGAGCTTTGGACCAGAACTTTCCACACGACCCCCAGAGGAGCGACCCTCACCCGGCGGACACCACGCTGATGCTCCCGGTGCCAACACGGTGCTCAGCACATTCTGTCCCATCCACAAACTCCCATGTGCACGGatcaggttcacacacacaacaacaacacacaacacaagggAGCTGGTACATGCACAAATAAAAGATGAGTCTTCTTTCTGCATGTGGGGGCGTTTTACTGATGGAATCCTGACAACTATctatttaaaatcaatttaaaattaaTGTCCAATGCAAACTTCAGCCAAGTTGCACCTGACGACCACTGTCATCTGCGGGAATAACGAGCACAAACCCGGGGACTAGCAGCGATACATCCGGCTGCAGACAGAGCTTTGACCTGGGAGAACTCCCGGAGGAAACCAGTGAGTGGTTAGCTTCGCTAGCTTAGCCACAAGCTAGTGGCTAAGCTAGTGGCTAAGCTAACGGTAGCTAGCTAAACTACGCTAAGTTTGCTGTGTAATTCACAAGCCACAGCGACTCAAGTGTAATAATAAGATAAGTGGGaggttttaataaaaatatcacATGTGTAACTTATGTTTAATAATTCATTATGCACCCgggggggtgtgtgtttggattAGAGTAGCATCAGCGCTGTCACTTAGCATTTAGCTGCTAACTCATTCCGAGTGACACTTGACAGCTACTTCTTTCGCTCGATTTGAGTTCCTCTACACACCGGCGGGGCGGGCGGACATTAACCACAAGCATCCATCGCTGTATCCAGAGCGTTCCCGCCCGCCCGGGTGGACTCGGGGTAGAAAACAGGTCACCGCACGCTACGTAGGCGCGCCGCTCCACAGTGCTACATGTTGCCTCTGGGGTTAGCTCGATGCTAACAGAGGACACACACCTCCGCGGTGTGACCGGTGAGATTACCCGGACCCCCCGCTGTTAGCACGGTTAGCACGGTTAGCACGATGCTAACACTCACCGACAGCACGCTGACGCGGAGCGGGGCCTCCAGCAGACACGACATCTCTCTTCCCCGGATCGAGCGCCCCAATCCCCGCAGCACCGTGCAGACACTCCGCCCCCCAGAGCAGCTGTGGAGCGGCTCCTCGGAGAGAGGCTCGGCCCCGGAGCTCCGGGGTCAGGCCGGGTGGAGGACCGGGGGTCAGGGTGGGTGAGAACCGGGGGTCGAGCTCCGGTGTGACCGGGGCTGAGGCTTCCAGCCGCGGGGAAAACAAGAAGGAAACCCGGGAGCTGATTCAGAGAGCTGCTCACACACTGGGTTTATCCACCAGGTAAATGTTGTTTATACCTGTGACGTCTCCTGGAGACACTTTCGACACAAtaactccacacagaaataaaaaaacaacatacatcTGGTGATGGATGATAACAAACTTTCtattaaaacacaataataaaaatgataatcaTGTTTTATCTGTGGAAACTTGTGTGCTTCAACGTTCAATTCATTAAATTATGGATTTCATAGCTTAATTTTTCTAATTCCACAATGAATTCAACACaatgattatttaattgtttaaatatgttgtgaaatatgataataaaggcatggagacaaaacaacacatcaaaaaaataacatataatAAACAAGATATATTTAAACCAGTTAAAATTATCAGTTTTCAAATGCTTCCGTGTATAATTAGATTTAAGCAATGATTTAAAAACCGATGAAGTGACGtcactgtatttatttactatacaacatgtaaatataaatcaaaatcaatttgttatatttaatttcctttgATCGAATCTGCTGCTGAGCATcactttttgatatttacttaaGCCTGTGACGTTTTTGCGCATGCGCATAAGGCAACGGACGCGAGGTGGGAAAATTCATGTTTGTGAAAGAAGCGAAAAGATGATTTTTAGATCCagtttgtgagtttgtgagtTTCCGGCTCGTTCGAGTACAAACACACGTTCCTCAGCTCTTCACCCGTCAGTGTAAGTgtgcaacgtgtgtgtgtctgttgtgttgtgctctGACTGGGAGACGTGACGTTGTTGTGCCTTGTGTTAGCCTAGCTAGCTGCAGCATGTTGTGTTGAAGTCAAACACAATTAGCTGGGAACACACCTGAGGACGCGAGGAGATTAAATACGAAGTAAAGCTGTTGTTGACACACATGCTAATGCTGCTAggtgttagcatgttagcatgtgaGGTGGATGTAGCATTAACTccatgtgtccatgtgtccaCGTCTCACTGGGACACATGGACAAGACACAACACGAGCTGCGTCtctgctagtgtgtgtgtttgaagtgtgtgtgtttcaggatcTTTGTGTTCTCAGTGTGTCACAGGGGcgttcactcattcattcattcattcattatgaGTTCTAAGATGTAAAATAATATAGTTTCAGTTTCTAACTTCATGCACCAAGATTCAGTTTTTGCTCTTTTGCATTTCACCAGGTTCTGTGTTCAGacaaattatttaacatgataCAACAGGTGTATGAGACAAAAAAAGTCCCTACTTACAGCTTTACAATTTAATAATCATCACTTCCAATAATAAATGAACTTAATCCCCCATAAACTTAACTTTTTATTGCCAAATCCATTGACTGCAACATTAATGTTCTGTTGtcagtagggctgcaactaacaacAACAATCAACAATCCCAAATCCAAAGAAACTTCATTTAATATCATAAATTATTCAGATTTAAGCAGTTAAAACAGAAACCCTAGTTATTTCTGCTTAAATAAATAACCACAATAAGTATTTGATTATAAAATGAGTTGAAACCTGTCTGTCGACTTATTGATTAGTTTTTGTGTCATAACTTTTAGTTTTTAACAGAGAACAACATCATCACCAGTGTTTTATACTTGTTCTCTGACTCATCATTAAAAGATAACCTGTAAACAGCAGGtctcttgtgtctgtgtctttctgtgtctttctgtgtctttgtctctctgtgtgtctctttgtgtctctgtgtctctgtgtctctgtgtctctgtgtctctgtgtctctgtctctctctctgtgtctctgtgtctccgtctctccgtgtctccgtctctctgtgtgtctatgtctctttgtgtctctctgtgtctctctgtgtgtctctgtgtctctctgtctctgtgtctctctgtgtgtctctgtctctctctgtgtctctgtctctctgtctctgtgtctgtctctgtgtgtctctatgtgtctctgtctctctgtgtgtctctgtgtgtgtctctgtatgtctctgtgtgtctctgtatgtctctgtgtgtctctgtatgtctctctgtgtctctgtgtgtctctctgtctatgtgtctctgtgtctctctctgtctctctctttctctctgtctctctgtctctctgtctctctgtctctctgtctccgtctctcagtctctccgtctctctgtgtgtctctgtctctctgtgtgtctgtctctctctgtgtctctgtctctctgtgtgtctctgtctctttgtgtgtctctatatctctgtctctctgtgtctctggagCCCAGAAGACAAACCCAGCCTCCCTGTGACTGTCTCTTCCCCTGTGCTTCCCCAGCTCAcccgtctgtgtctctgtgtctctctgtgtctctgtctctctgtctctctgtctctctgtgtgtctgtctctctgtgtgtctgtctgtctctctgtctctctgtgtctctgtgtctctgtgtctccgtctctcagtctctccgtgtctccgtctctctgtgtgtctctgtgtctctctgtgtctcctgagCCCAGAATACAAACCCAGCCTCCCTGTGACTGTCCCTTCCCCTGTCCTTCCCCAGCCCACCCGTCTGTGCACCATGAAGATCGCAGTGGAAGGCTGTTGCCACGGGGAACTGGACAAGATCTACGAGACCATCGCCTTCCTGGAGAAGAAGGAAGGCGTGAAGGTggacctgctgctctgctgcggCGACTTCCAGGCCGTGAGGAACGAGGGAGACATGAAGTGCATGGCGGTGCCGGCCAAGTACCGGACCATGCAAACCTTCTACAAGTCAGTGCTTTGGTTCTTTAAGATTCTAAAAGTGTAAGACATGAGTGAGAGCGTTTGAAACTTGAAGGTCACTGTGTGTTGCAGATACTACTCTGGAGAGAAGAAGGCTCCGGTTCTCACCATCTTCATCGGAGGGAACCACGAGGCGTCCAACCACATGCAGGAGCTTTCCTACGGCGGCTGGGTGGCACCGAACATTTACTATCTGGGTAGGAGGAACCAGAACATTAAACTCAGTGTCTGCACATCGGTGGATTCCCAGGTTTTAATTTGACCGTGTGTTGCTAGGTTACGCCGGTGTGATTCGCTACAAAGGGATTCGAATCGGTGGCTTATCTGGAATCTTCAAATCACACGACTACAGAAAAGGTGAGTTTTGTTTTAACGTCTGAATGATCACATCAAACATTGTTTATGAAGATGAAGGATGTGacaaccatagatttatatatataagactagatgtctcgttcgacggagccagacgtcaccacatggcggccatcttgctacggggcatctcgctcacccataacattcgttggtagtggtaaataaccataacttgctcaattttcaaacgatttttaaacggtttggtttgttataaacgtcagagatgtagttatgacactgcataaattattcattttttttagaaaataacataattattcataagtatgcagtgtcatatctacatcactgacgtttataacaaaccaaaccgtttaaaaatcgtttacttttatttaccactaccaacacaatgttatgggtgagagcgagctgccccctagcaagatggccgccatgtgcggacgttcgtctccgttggccggtaACGCAGACacacatctagtctttatatataaatctacgGTGACAACTCCCAATTGTCAAAATCAGAACTCCACtacgcctcctggtggctggtcATAAACTCTGCTTCCTCtatgtaagtggatgggacatggaccaactTAATAAAAGTAGATTCTTCctcaagatggtttctgtcatttcaggttatcacatgatgtatgttcaggtttggttttaattatacGATGATTCCTCCTCTTTCAGGTCATCATGAGTTCCCTCCGTACAACCCTGACACTCTACGCAGTGTGTATCACATCCGAAACATCGAGGTGTTCCGATTAAAACAGGTAAATAGAGTTTCATCTTCCTCTCACACAGATTATCCCTGTATTGATCTAAACGGTGTGTTTTGCTTCCTCTGCCACTCAGATCCAGATGCCCATGGACATCTTCATGAGCCACGACTGGCCCCGAGGAATCTACTACTACGGCAGCGTGGGCGAGCTGCTGCGCAAGAAGAAGTTTCTGCGACAGGAGGTGGAGTCGAACACGCTGGGAAGTCCTGCAGCCGAGGAGCTCATGTCTCACCTCCAGCCCAACTACTGGTTCTCTGCTCATCTCCACGTGAAGTTTGCAGCCGTGATGCAGCATCCGGTGAGAGAGACACTGTTTCTGCAGCTcgtggaaaaacaaaaagtctaATTCCCTCCCGTGTATTTCATCAACTGAGTGAattctcctctcttcagcccAAAGGTAAAGCTGCTCCACGTGTAACCAAGTTCCTGTCTCTGGATAAATGTTTGCCCCACAGGGAGTTCCTACAGGTGAGAGTTCTGTTGCTGAATTCACACAAGTAGATTTGAAATGAAAGGACGATAGTTTGAAGCAATGACTTTGGTTCCAGATCGTGGATGTTCAGGAGAGACCGGGTTCCTCCGAGGGTCTCGAGTATGATCCAGAGTGGCTCGCTATCTTGAAATCCACCAACAGCCTTCAGAGGACCACCCGACACAACTGGAACCCCCCTGAGAACAATGGCCTTCACGAACGGTACGTAGATAATCCAGAGATAGAGTCGCTCTGACAGTTCTGACTCGTGCTGTGTTTCACGCCGTGGACCTTCTCTCTCCACCAGGTGGGACTTCAAAGCTTCAGAAGCAGCCATGATGAAGGTGATGGAGGACCTCAGCGGTGACCTCTCCATTCCAGACAACTTCAGCCGGACGGTGCCGGCCTACGACCCCAGCCGGCCCCAGCACCACGCCCCCCCCAGCTACAGCACCAACCCCCAGACCACGGAGCTCTGTGCCACGCTGGGTCTCACGGACCTGTACGCCCAGGACGGCCTGGTGGGGGAGGTGGGCAAGTTCCAGGGCAGCaccgggggggaggaggaggatgaagacggGAACAGCGTGGGGAGCGCCGACGAGCCGAGCGAGTATCCAACCGACACCTCGGGGCTGTCCAGCTCCTGTAACCCTGATGAGATCACCATAGAGGACgaatgggaggaagaggaggaggaggaagaggaggagaagaacggGTCAAAGGCGGGAGCAAAGGGAGACCAGCTCCCGGACCCCCACACCCCCGCCCGCATGGTTCTGCCAGAGCCAAAATCCAAAGGTTCACCCGATAACCTGTCCGACCTAATGAAGCTGCCCCCCCCTTCCCACTCGACCCCGGCCGCCGCTCGCTCTCACTCCGGATCAGAGAGcgagggagcgggggggggaggggacgACTCCGCCGCTCGAATCTTAAAACGTACGAGTGACGAAGGCGTGAATCCTGGCAGCAGAGGCTCCACCCCCATGATCAAACGCAGGAACCAGGTGATCTACGCCGCCGTGGAGGACGAGGAGTGTGAGGATGAGTGAGTCAGGGTGAGGCTCCTcccacaacacatcagtgagtCAGGGTGAGGCTCCTcccacaacacatcagtgagtCAGAGTGAGATGAGGCCGAAGGTGAGGCTCCTcccacaacacatcagtgatACGAGGCCGAAGGTGAGGCTCCTCCCACAACACACCTGTCCCACAACGAACAATTCTCCCTTAGTTTGTATTGATTTGTAAAACGTGACGTGTATTTACTGCTTGTTTTTTATACAGCTTCCAATATGAACTATACAAAGTAGAGTTAtggaattacaataatcaaaaATTGGGCAACAAGTTTCCTCAGCGACCACAAAACAGCTGCTAATAAGTGTTTTCTACAGATTCTTTTTAAAAGAGTAAGCTTCTTTTTGTTTAACCACAAACAGCCGCTATATCGCTCAGTATCAAATCCTTTACGTAATGTCGTCAGATACTTTGAACAATTTGAATTTGTCGGTGGCAAACGTTAGAATTCCCTGGTTTTATTAATTTGCATCAGCTGTTCTGTGGTTGTCAGGCGTCACATTCTTGCTCAATCTTTAAGATTTTTGTCCTTTTCAGTCATTTACACtcaaaaacatgagaaaactcatctcagGTTAAAATTTTCAAGGTTTATCCGTTGAAATGTAAATTGTAAATGACAAAAGTTCGTTTCTGCACTTAGTTTCTACAGAAGGGCAATTACAGCTATGGAAATTCTTTATTTGTTCAAACGCGATCgcctttttatacattttaatcagACCAAGAACATTTTAGAGAACAGATTTTTGATTTTCTGTGTTAaattcttttatattttgtaaCTTTCCAAGTCAACAGCAATGATTTAAAGAGGCtgtgaaattaaaatatttcttttaaagtgaataaaatgCCATCGTACAGTCTTTAAAATCATTTCACATATCTGAAGAAAAGCATCGTGCCGTTCACAGCTTTATTGAACACTTTACATACTGTAGGTGCAGATGAGAAACCAAGTCCTGTTTTTAACGACTTGTCATAATTGCACAGAACACTGAACGTACTTGTGATCGCTGGAGAATGAACAgatgtatttattgtgtgtgaTGAGCTGATGAGCACTTAGTGCCTCTGGAGGGGCAAACTAATTATATCTtctgaattatatttgtttccTTCAATTTTGAGACTTTTAATTAGTTTGCcatattttttaagttttagaATTTGCATGACTTTGACAATAAAGCGGAACAAAACCATTTTTCCTGAACACCGGTATTTGTTTGAATCAGATTCATAACATCTCTGAGTCCTTCAGACGATACACTCCAGGTTCACAAGTGTGCTCGAAAGCCAACGTACACTTCCATTAAAGTTAAGACAATAATATACAACATACAGTGTATTCAACAAGATCTTTACATCCATACAAAAAGCCGTTACAGTAGAGCCTGATGCCAGGGGGCGGGGTTACTGGTTTCTGATGCGAGCCGATTGGTGGAGATGGTTTTTCCTGCACTTTGCCTACAAAGCTCCACACGTAAAGAAACAGGattcacagagaaagaaaactggGAATAGGcacttctgttttttgtttttcttgtgtatGTGCGTTTTAATCTTCTacgtctttcttctttttcttcagcCGAGCTTTAAGAcggaaaccaaacacacacacactctgttttaAGAGCATTGTATTAAGTTAAGTGAATCAGTTAAACtatggaggaagagagacagatgaagaaCAAAGTAAACTAGATGAGCAGATTTTCTCCTTCAGGATGTTTTCTACTTGTTTCTGATTTTAAATCTGTCCTGAAATCTTCCAGGACAccagatattttatttaatctttcaCTAACAGTAATAATTGAGATTTAATACTTTATTCAGACCAGGAACTTTAAGCGTTTGATGGATTCTCTCTGCTACAGACACATGATTAGTCACAGCTTTCGGTTTCCTGCtcataacaaaacaaaagtccCGTGACTTCCTTCACTCACTCAGGTTTATATTGTTGCTGTTTATATTGTTTCTAAGAGCTGAAGCCTGCGATGATCACATTCTTCCTCATCAGCACTCGAGCAAAGCCACTGAAACGCAACCGAAACTTCACCAGTCCTTCATGAAACATGCAACATGTGTCTTAGgctctgttcagacctggtattaaggGGAGTGATGTTATTTCTACCTAGTCTgagttacaggtgtgtgtgtgtcgaggagagagaggagtcaggagcAGCTGAATGAATCTCATTTtatcaatttaataaaaatagaagTTCTGATCAGTCGACATCGTGGTGGTGTCCAGAAGCAAATTTAAGCATTGTCACGGAAAAGCGTAATAATTAGTTTAGTTCATTGTGAAACATGCGGGTCAGAGgacgtccttcagtgtgtgtgtgtgtgtgagaagaatGTGGTTTGAGGGTTTAGATCTCAGGACACGTCTCAGACCTGACGCTTGTGAtcggatgttaataccaggtttGAATGTCtgcacattttcctgaaataatccagaggggctgaatgtgagaaataaaaacatgtctggTGAATTGCTCCGGACATTTTTCTGGATCTTTTCCTGCAGCCCCCTGGTAAAttatcaggaaaatgtccaagtgagaaaACAATGAGCAAGTTGACGTTTCCAACATGCGACAAATACCAAACACTGAtctctccacagcagaatttatacgtcatgtcccgcctcctgctgctctacaggctccgcccctcgcctgaatgttccccACAACAAGTCGGACCCGACATTCAAACCTGGTACAAACTCCAGAAAAAAAAGGTGTGCCGAACCATTTGCTTCACATGGACTAAAGGAGTGTGAGTGGAGCATCACTACAAGCGGTCAAGTCAAAAACACCggacaacaaatacacacaaatgaaCTTCTGTTGGATAAACTGTGCCATAGGTCTGATGGATGGTACCACTGACACCAGGGGGCGCCAGGCAGGACACGGAGGGTTTTAGGAGTCATGGGCTCATTCATATACAGCATGTGGAGTTATTCACAGCGGGATCTGATTGGTTCAGGAGGAGCAGATGCTTGcgccttttttttctgtctcagtttgtgtATCTTCACACAATCAAACAAGGCTGAAACGTGGCCGGGCCGagtggaaacaaaaagaaaaactcacgGTTATTAGTGCTAAATACTACAACAGGCTTTGCCACCGTCttccactttctttattttgcaCTTCTCTGTCTCAGTCGTCTCTAAACCTGCCCTCGGTTTCAGAATGCAGGATCTCAGTCGCTCAGGAGACACGGACGTGAACCATCGCGCCTCATTCTCTCATTTTTAAATTATCTGTTTGTTCGGACAGGAGGATgaa
This window harbors:
- the dbr1 gene encoding lariat debranching enzyme yields the protein MKIAVEGCCHGELDKIYETIAFLEKKEGVKVDLLLCCGDFQAVRNEGDMKCMAVPAKYRTMQTFYKYYSGEKKAPVLTIFIGGNHEASNHMQELSYGGWVAPNIYYLGYAGVIRYKGIRIGGLSGIFKSHDYRKGHHEFPPYNPDTLRSVYHIRNIEVFRLKQIQMPMDIFMSHDWPRGIYYYGSVGELLRKKKFLRQEVESNTLGSPAAEELMSHLQPNYWFSAHLHVKFAAVMQHPPKGKAAPRVTKFLSLDKCLPHREFLQIVDVQERPGSSEGLEYDPEWLAILKSTNSLQRTTRHNWNPPENNGLHERWDFKASEAAMMKVMEDLSGDLSIPDNFSRTVPAYDPSRPQHHAPPSYSTNPQTTELCATLGLTDLYAQDGLVGEVGKFQGSTGGEEEDEDGNSVGSADEPSEYPTDTSGLSSSCNPDEITIEDEWEEEEEEEEEEKNGSKAGAKGDQLPDPHTPARMVLPEPKSKGSPDNLSDLMKLPPPSHSTPAAARSHSGSESEGAGGGGDDSAARILKRTSDEGVNPGSRGSTPMIKRRNQVIYAAVEDEECEDE